A portion of the Anthonomus grandis grandis chromosome 7, icAntGran1.3, whole genome shotgun sequence genome contains these proteins:
- the LOC126738745 gene encoding uncharacterized protein LOC126738745 translates to MTQLKNIAALIFVFGVIIRFGDACNGYSLKILKAKNCLDDSVIKLPEKDFGVTLDNDCNLYGYGCLEITKGFKSAKTTYHVKKPPLPQMDGDIELCDMTDLLKKSPDIAKTLEVMGVPTKCPVEAKKVCGSEDKKISLGKYKNQIGMGAGKTDVKLEIEHDTGKSCIELTVSLSKVRKG, encoded by the exons ATGACGcaactaaaaaatattgctgccttaatatttgtttttggtgTTATTATTAGATTTGGGGACGCTTGT AATGGATATTCATTGAAAATCCTAAAAGCCAAAAATTGTTTGGACGACAGCGTAATAAAACTTCCCGAAAAGGACTTTGGAGTTACACTAGATAATGACTGTAATCTCTATGGATATGGATGCCTTGAAATCACTAAGGGATTCAAATCTGCAAAG ACTACTTATCATGTCAAAAAACCTCCTCTGCCACAAATGGATGGAGATATAGAATTATGCGATATGACTGATTTACTAAAGAAGTCACCAGACATTGCAAAAACTTTGGAAGTAATGGGTGTTCCTACAAAGTGTCCAGTGGAAGCT AAAAAAGTTTGCGGTAGCGAAGATAAGAAAATTAGTCTAGGAAAATACAAGAACCAAATAGGCATGGGGGCTGGAAAAACGGACGTAAAACTCGAAATAGAGCATGATACCGGAAAAAGTTGTATCGAATTAACAGTCAGCTTAAGCAAAGTTCGAAAAGGGTAA
- the LOC126738171 gene encoding sucrose-6-phosphate hydrolase-like isoform X2 produces MECLLQKTEMKLLSTWLVLLIVNQAISILKTEEVTWHPTYHLAPPKGWINDPNGLIYHNGCYHAFFQYNPENNKEGTKYWGHARSYDMLNWEYLPIALSPSLEDDINGIFSGSAVNIHGKLVLIYTGVSDNFNKQRQMVAISSDDVNFEKRGVVIIKDKDESNFRDPKAWFQNGSWWVVMGSQTTDKLGEVLLYSSNDFFNWTYQGVLAGGNESLGYMWECPDFFTINGKQILVVSPQGIKQDGFNYQNLYQTGYFVGDWEPGKNYTIKKGFTEIDHGHDFYASQSFLAPDGRRIQISWLDMWESVFAENVTGWSGMFTIPREISLTDSGDLLSKPIREILEKRNQNTDIFDTIISSNQMLTLNNSVFSSEILIEFNFLNSSCQAIQLFLKEEPTIDEGVVLYVDFELNRLFMERYYPKYGLDKSNRSVAIDLSLSKLSLDIFVDSSSIEVFVNDGVAVMSSRIYPNNNQRKFSVAPVNGYVNISLISYDIVVKNQ; encoded by the exons ATGGAATGTCTGTTGCAGAAG acgGAAATGAAGTTGTTAAGTACCTGGCTTGTACTTCTTATAGTAAACCAAGCAATTTCTATCTTGAAAACCGAAGAAGTTACATGGCATCCTACGTACCACCTGGCACCACCTAAAGGATGGATAAATGACCCCAATGGTCTAATTTATCATAATGGATGCTATcatgcattttttcaatataacccTGAAAATAATAAAGAGGGCACAAAGTACTGGGGTCATGCAAGGAGCTATGATATGTTGAACTGGGAATATTTACCAATCGCCCTTAGCCCTTCTTTAGAAGATGATATTAATGGTATATTTAGTGGATCAGCAGTTAATATTCATGGAAAACTTGTTCTAATTTATACTGGAGTGagtgataattttaataaacaacgTCAGATGGTTGCCATTTCTTCTGATgatgttaattttgaaaaaagaggagtagttattattaaagataaagatgAGTCAAACTTTAGAGATCCAAAAGCTTGGTTTCAAAATGGTTCTTGGTGGGTTGTTATGGGATCCCAGACAACAGATAAATTAGGTGAGGTCTTATTATATTCGTCCAACGACTTTTTTAACTGGACTTATCAAGGAGTACTAGCAGGAGGTAATGAATCTTTAGGATATATGTGGGAATGTCCagatttttttaccattaatgGTAAGCAGATACTGGTTGTCAGCCCCCAAGGAATAAAACAAGATGGATTTAACTACCAGAATCTCTATCAAACAGGATACTTTGTTGGTGATTGGGAGCCAGGAAAGAACTACACAATCAAAAAAGGATTTACGGAAATTGATCACGGTCATGATTTTTATGCTTCTCAATCATTCTTGGCGCCCGATGGTAGAAGAATTCAGATTTCTTGGCTTGATATGTGGGAATCGGTATTCGCAGAAAATGTAACTGGATGGAGTGGAATGTTTACGATTCCTAGAGAGATTTCGCTAACTGACTCTGGAGATTTATTATCCAAACCTATTAGGGAAATTTTAGAAAAGCGTAATCAAAATACCGATATTTTTGATACTATTATATCTAGCAATCAGATGCTTACACTTAACAATAGCGTCTTTAGTAGTGAAATTTtgattgaatttaattttcttaactcaaGCTGCCAAGCCATTCAGCTTTTCCTAAAAGAAGAACCGACAATAGATGAAGGTGTGGTACTTTACGTAGATTTTGAACTTAATAGACTATTTATGGAAAGGTATTATCCAAAGTACGGTCTTGACAAAAGTAATCGTAGCGTAGCAATTGATCTTTCTTTGTCTAAGTTATCTCTGGATATTTTTGTGGATAGCTCGTCGATTGAAGTATTTGTAAATGACGGTGTAGCCGTTATGAGTAGTAGAATCTATCCAAACAATAACCAAAGAAAATTTTCGGTTGCTCCAGTTAATGGATATGTTAATATTAGTCTAATATCCTATGACATTgttgtaaaaaatcaataa